The following proteins come from a genomic window of Nicotiana tomentosiformis chromosome 12, ASM39032v3, whole genome shotgun sequence:
- the LOC138902649 gene encoding uncharacterized protein, which yields MLESKGFKLSRSKTEYLEWKFSDGMHEEGVEVKIGTQVVPKRDSFKYLGYIIQGNGEIGEDVTHRIEAGWMRWRLASGILCDKNVPPGLKGKFYRVVVRPTMLHIRKNRIRSEVVRNKVGVASVEDELRESRLRWFGHVKRRDIDAPVRRCERLSMEGPRKGRGRPKKYWGEVVRQDMSLLQLTEDMTHDRKVWRSRIRVVD from the exons ATGctggagtctaagggtttcaagttgagtagatCAAAAACTGAGTACTTGGAGTGGAAGTTCAGTGATGGGATGCATGAAGAAGGAGTGGAAGTGAAGATTGGTACTCAAGTCGTCCCCAAAAgagatagtttcaagtatcttgggtatATTATTCAAGGCAATGGGGAGATTGGCGAGGATGTTACTCATCGTATTGAAGCAGGGTGGATGAGATGGAGGCTCGCCTCGGGAATTTTGTGTGATAAAAATGTACCACCTGGACTTAAGGGCAAATTTTACAGAgtagtggttagaccgactatgtt ACATATTAGGAAGAACAGGATTAGGAGTGAAGTTGTTAGGAACAAGGTAGGAGTGGCATCTGTGGAGGACGAATTGCGGgaatcgaggctgagatggttcgggcatgtgaagaggagagacatAGATGCTCCAGTCAGAAGGTGTGAAAGGTTGTCCATGGAGGGTCCGAGGAAGGgaagaggtaggcctaagaagtattggggagaggtagtTAGGCAGGACATGTCATTGCTCCAGCTTACGGAGGATATGACCCACGATagaaaggtgtggaggtcgaggattagggttgtAGATTG